In Pedobacter sp. WC2423, the following are encoded in one genomic region:
- a CDS encoding condensation domain-containing protein, producing MEEFIVELEQSGLSLCVRNGDLILSGSKGKLTAEEISGIQQGLRIPAFIRQHKAELVQYLSSRNKISALYELSPLQEGILFHSLYAGNATAYITQFRLDFPDGLNIAAFKLAWQYVIHNHSILRTAFIYDKVSIPLQSVYSQVELPFVWLDFSALALEEQQRAFEELLHQDRMQGFNLNKAPLTRVTLVKTGAKNCRMIWTKHHILWDGWSGQVIISEVLAAYQQYATAQIPPVVEEDLYQDYIKYINRIDPYQEKQFWEDYLRGFEEPSLLPFVAHNDERNKGVGTFKNLSLVFDEEFTQQVNAYTQRYHLTVNTVLQGIWALLLSVYNGKNDVVFGATVSGRPADMKYVKKVGLYINTLPFRAQIEAEWTVTEWLLHLQKEHVRAREYQYTALTNIQKWSGLSGDLFDTIFVFRNYPLTAAEDDAAEPFLKITNVEVEENNNYLLSIQASLHRQLIVDFNFNESLLDAGYIEMIKGHFREVLSQVISEPLLKLSAIHVLTKAEEKELLYDYNATKKTYPADQTVLSLFEEQVKLRPDDVAVVFEDRLLTYSALNARADQLALDIKGYGLVGICLERSLDMVVALLAVLKGGAAFIPIDPAYPADRINYVLSDSKANLLITDKGLLPGDATAQVAPGLAYVIYTSGSTGNPKGVMIEHAALVNFLYAMQELLHFNADSCVLAVTTFSFDIAYLELFLPLITGGKVIIASREAAMDGYLLQELIHLHRPSHMQATPATWQMLLDSGWKNEEQVVVLSGGEAINNDLKEALTHLSNRVFNLFGPTETTIWSAIKELHAGEPVSIGKPILNTQVYIVDEQLRIVPKGVKGELCISGDGLARGYLNRPELTTEKFVSSAFSKRLYKTGDLACWLPDGNIAYLGRKDNQVKIRGYRIELMEIENVLQQCLLVSKNAVIAKTDAHGTKMLIAYIVPAGNYDRDGIVAYLEAKLPGYMVPALLVEMAELPLTANGKTDRKQLPDPDVMLLTITSYVAPRNVMESRLAKIWSQLLQVEQVGIQHNFFELGGHSLLAMRVISAIRKEMDLEVGLRDLFDHPTVEALALVLTEKDKGLLLPAITFVHNKPARIPLSFSQERLWFIDQLEGSTHYHISAALRLKGPLDLKRLTIAFKEIIQRHEILRTVIREDNGMAYQLVLPADKWVMSRREEDIDRAFDLLEDYMLRVKLEPLASDEYRLRVVMHHIAADGWSVSLFIKEMLALYDAVELEPLPLQYADYALWQRKYIVQDKALMYWKEKMAGLTTLNLPLDRPRAMAAGNRGDVFQIQIDGLLSQQLKDLAQREGATIFMLLLAAFKLLLFRYSGDTDICVGTPIANRTQKETESLIGFFINTLALRTTLEGELTFKELLSRVRTTTLDAYTHQDLPFEKVLDVLKPERHLDRTPLFQVFFNMMNQPHEELTLDGISIYPEQSQERESKFDITLYAQENARGISFQCLYSTALFNRNSIEALLKQYAGLLQQIVNAITLPLNQFSLSPGKNKWKPVDAGCTVSVIDLIAKQVFAHPEKVALEDAAGVYTYKELWELSSSVAVMLQSKGLGREDVVAVYAERNTLLPVLLLGILKAGACFCILSSATPAVRNDYYLSVLQPKLVLDTRKEFIAGFDPSLWVPVTVTADTVAYCVFTSGSTGTPKLVEACHGSLVNYVHWMQEEFKVGTTDQFSMLSGLLHDPLMRDVFVPLCIGAKLIIPSQDLIGSPELIYWIQQYGINVMNLTPSLAQTLTEPLLLQDLRYVFYGGEPLKGSQAAALKKMAPDVVQVSLYGTTESQQALGYYIVRGNEVNLPLGVGVLNTELLVVDVLGNRAGPNELGEIAIRSPFIARGYKDDQLLTDKKFVLAADGVTMYLTGDLGRYSPAGELYNAGRADNQVKIRGYRIALEEIEHVLLKHVPEAVAAVKNGALIAYVVNVADKQLLSAQLSNELPAYMLPSYIVEIDSIPLTANKKVDRKALPDVTMQDVIKQVHVPASTAVEQLLVAIWEAVLVLDSVGVTDNFYELGGNSLKSVQVVARLKKQGFILPVIQILKTPRIQDLARFVTVFNDMDTDRGSGGLMLLSANQLRYFNGEEYRHVLGSFSIKLKGFDHDKWLKTLKSVYVELEILRMRIFKTSEGLRQIPADDLDPVVEYIHQDELAAKRALPFALDQAKGMRCYIVDNELVYILIHHALTDDISNRLLSDYLQKIYYGLPVTPLATKAYRNLIAYQPDRLQLAYWNQHLSQEVGPLAKGKNVFKQLRIMGADYQQIISYCKVHNITISSFMLSMLYLNLGTGTFIIDVIVDGRESELEERAIGQFTNKLPLCVTVNAEMTLTGLCKVVHTMHLEGRMHQQVPYAKMDLQGKYIAGRFNYRDLQHQRMPVEQITAIATQDYNISMKCDAYSDGIVLQISAVDFTMPPYL from the coding sequence ATGGAAGAGTTTATAGTAGAATTAGAACAATCCGGGCTGTCTTTATGTGTGCGGAATGGTGACCTGATCTTATCTGGCAGCAAAGGTAAGTTAACCGCAGAAGAAATCTCTGGAATACAACAGGGCTTGCGCATCCCTGCTTTTATCAGGCAGCATAAAGCGGAGTTAGTGCAGTATTTATCTTCGAGGAATAAGATCTCTGCATTGTATGAACTGAGCCCCTTACAGGAGGGTATTTTGTTCCATAGCCTGTATGCGGGTAATGCTACGGCCTATATTACACAGTTCAGGTTAGATTTTCCGGATGGGTTAAATATAGCTGCGTTTAAGCTGGCCTGGCAGTATGTGATTCATAACCACAGTATACTTAGAACTGCTTTTATTTATGATAAAGTGAGTATTCCGCTGCAAAGTGTATATAGCCAGGTTGAATTACCGTTTGTATGGCTTGATTTTAGTGCGCTTGCTTTAGAAGAACAGCAGCGAGCCTTTGAAGAATTACTTCATCAGGACCGTATGCAGGGCTTCAATTTAAATAAGGCACCCCTAACCAGGGTTACCCTGGTTAAGACTGGCGCGAAAAATTGCCGAATGATATGGACAAAACATCATATTTTATGGGATGGATGGTCTGGTCAGGTGATTATCAGTGAAGTGTTAGCGGCCTACCAGCAATATGCGACAGCTCAGATACCGCCTGTTGTAGAGGAAGATCTGTATCAGGATTACATTAAATATATTAACAGGATTGACCCTTATCAGGAGAAACAGTTCTGGGAAGATTACCTGAGGGGATTTGAGGAACCATCGTTACTGCCTTTTGTTGCACACAACGATGAACGCAATAAAGGTGTAGGGACATTTAAAAATCTATCCCTTGTTTTTGACGAAGAATTTACGCAGCAGGTGAATGCCTATACACAGCGTTATCACCTGACTGTAAATACGGTGTTGCAGGGGATATGGGCTTTATTGTTGTCTGTTTACAATGGAAAAAACGATGTTGTGTTTGGCGCCACGGTGTCTGGCAGACCGGCGGATATGAAGTATGTTAAAAAGGTAGGTCTGTATATCAATACTTTGCCTTTCCGTGCACAAATAGAGGCTGAATGGACTGTAACGGAGTGGTTGTTACATTTACAGAAGGAACATGTGCGGGCGCGGGAATACCAGTATACTGCATTGACAAATATCCAGAAATGGAGTGGATTGAGTGGCGATTTGTTTGATACTATTTTTGTATTCAGAAATTATCCATTAACAGCTGCTGAAGATGATGCTGCTGAGCCATTTCTGAAGATTACCAATGTTGAGGTGGAGGAGAATAATAATTATCTATTGTCCATACAGGCAAGTCTCCATCGCCAGCTGATTGTAGATTTTAATTTCAATGAGAGCTTGCTGGATGCTGGTTATATTGAAATGATCAAAGGGCATTTCAGGGAAGTTTTAAGCCAGGTTATCAGCGAGCCATTGCTGAAATTGTCTGCTATCCATGTGCTGACAAAAGCAGAAGAAAAGGAGCTGTTATATGATTACAATGCTACGAAGAAGACATACCCGGCTGATCAAACAGTGCTATCCTTATTTGAAGAACAGGTAAAGCTGAGGCCAGATGATGTTGCTGTAGTATTTGAGGATAGGCTGCTTACATATTCTGCACTGAACGCACGTGCAGACCAGTTGGCCCTGGATATAAAAGGGTATGGCTTAGTGGGTATTTGCCTGGAGCGTTCTCTGGATATGGTGGTAGCCCTTTTAGCCGTTTTAAAGGGAGGTGCTGCTTTTATTCCGATAGATCCTGCCTATCCTGCAGACAGAATTAACTATGTATTATCAGATTCAAAAGCAAATCTGCTCATTACGGATAAAGGTTTGCTACCTGGCGATGCTACTGCGCAGGTTGCGCCAGGGTTGGCGTATGTAATTTATACCTCAGGCTCTACCGGTAACCCTAAGGGGGTGATGATTGAACATGCTGCGCTGGTGAATTTCTTATATGCCATGCAGGAATTACTGCATTTTAATGCTGATTCGTGTGTGCTGGCGGTTACTACTTTCTCTTTTGATATTGCTTATTTAGAACTATTTCTGCCGTTGATTACGGGAGGTAAAGTGATCATAGCGAGCAGGGAAGCGGCTATGGACGGCTATCTGCTGCAGGAGCTGATCCATTTGCACCGTCCTTCTCATATGCAGGCTACACCTGCAACCTGGCAAATGCTGCTGGATAGCGGATGGAAAAATGAGGAGCAGGTAGTGGTATTATCGGGTGGGGAAGCAATTAACAATGATTTAAAGGAAGCCTTAACGCATTTAAGTAACCGGGTTTTTAACTTGTTTGGTCCTACAGAAACTACGATATGGTCTGCGATTAAAGAGTTACATGCAGGAGAACCGGTATCGATAGGGAAACCTATCCTCAACACTCAAGTATACATCGTAGATGAACAGTTGCGTATTGTGCCTAAAGGGGTTAAAGGAGAGTTATGTATTAGTGGGGATGGTCTGGCAAGGGGATATCTGAACAGACCTGAATTAACAACAGAAAAGTTTGTGTCCAGTGCGTTCAGTAAACGCTTATATAAGACTGGGGACCTTGCCTGTTGGTTGCCGGATGGAAATATAGCATACCTGGGCAGAAAAGACAATCAGGTTAAGATCCGCGGTTACCGGATAGAGTTGATGGAGATTGAAAATGTACTGCAGCAATGTTTACTGGTCAGTAAAAATGCGGTGATTGCGAAAACGGATGCGCATGGAACAAAGATGCTGATTGCTTATATAGTACCTGCAGGTAATTATGACAGAGATGGAATAGTAGCCTATCTGGAGGCTAAATTGCCCGGGTACATGGTGCCGGCATTACTGGTAGAAATGGCGGAATTACCCTTAACAGCAAATGGGAAAACGGATAGAAAACAATTGCCTGATCCTGATGTGATGTTGTTGACCATTACTTCTTATGTGGCACCGCGTAACGTTATGGAGAGCCGGTTGGCAAAGATCTGGTCGCAATTATTACAGGTAGAACAGGTTGGTATACAGCATAATTTCTTTGAACTGGGCGGGCATTCTCTGTTAGCGATGAGGGTAATTTCCGCTATCCGCAAGGAGATGGATTTAGAAGTAGGCTTAAGGGATTTATTTGATCATCCTACTGTAGAAGCATTGGCTTTAGTGCTGACTGAAAAGGATAAAGGATTGTTATTACCTGCAATCACATTTGTGCACAACAAACCAGCAAGAATTCCTTTATCGTTTTCTCAGGAGCGGTTATGGTTTATAGATCAGCTGGAAGGAAGTACGCATTACCATATCTCTGCCGCGCTCCGATTGAAAGGGCCATTGGATTTAAAACGCTTAACTATCGCATTTAAAGAGATCATTCAGCGGCATGAGATTCTTAGAACGGTGATCAGGGAGGATAATGGAATGGCTTATCAGTTGGTATTACCAGCGGATAAATGGGTAATGAGCCGCAGAGAGGAAGATATTGACCGTGCTTTTGATTTGCTGGAAGATTATATGCTACGGGTAAAGCTGGAGCCACTAGCTTCAGATGAATACCGTTTGCGGGTAGTGATGCACCATATCGCTGCTGACGGCTGGTCTGTTTCTTTATTTATTAAGGAGATGTTAGCGCTGTATGATGCCGTGGAGCTGGAACCTTTGCCGCTGCAATACGCAGATTATGCTTTATGGCAAAGAAAGTATATAGTGCAGGATAAAGCATTAATGTATTGGAAAGAAAAAATGGCAGGGCTTACTACACTGAATCTTCCGCTTGACCGCCCCCGTGCTATGGCAGCAGGTAACAGGGGTGATGTATTCCAGATACAGATAGATGGATTGCTATCCCAGCAGCTAAAAGACCTGGCGCAAAGAGAAGGAGCAACGATTTTTATGTTGTTGTTAGCCGCATTTAAGTTGTTATTGTTCAGGTACAGTGGGGATACGGATATTTGTGTAGGGACACCCATTGCGAACAGGACCCAGAAAGAAACAGAATCATTGATAGGCTTCTTTATCAATACGCTGGCTTTACGAACAACTCTTGAAGGAGAATTGACTTTTAAGGAATTGTTATCCCGCGTAAGAACAACTACATTGGATGCCTATACACATCAGGACTTACCTTTTGAAAAGGTATTGGATGTGCTGAAGCCTGAGCGGCATCTGGACAGGACCCCTTTATTCCAGGTGTTTTTCAATATGATGAACCAGCCGCATGAGGAGCTTACGTTGGATGGCATCAGTATTTACCCTGAACAGTCACAGGAACGGGAATCTAAATTTGACATTACATTATATGCACAGGAGAATGCCAGGGGCATATCTTTTCAATGCTTATATAGTACAGCATTATTTAATCGTAACAGTATTGAAGCGCTGCTAAAACAATATGCAGGCTTGCTACAACAAATAGTGAATGCTATAACTTTACCGTTGAATCAGTTTAGTTTAAGCCCAGGTAAAAACAAATGGAAGCCCGTTGATGCCGGATGTACTGTTTCTGTAATAGATCTGATAGCGAAACAAGTGTTTGCCCATCCTGAAAAAGTAGCGTTGGAGGATGCTGCTGGTGTGTATACGTACAAAGAATTGTGGGAACTCTCTTCTTCTGTAGCTGTGATGTTACAGTCTAAAGGCCTGGGAAGAGAAGATGTGGTGGCTGTTTATGCTGAGCGTAACACCTTATTGCCAGTCCTGTTACTTGGTATTTTGAAGGCAGGGGCCTGCTTCTGTATATTATCCAGCGCAACACCTGCTGTAAGAAATGATTATTATTTGTCTGTCTTGCAGCCTAAGCTGGTACTGGATACACGTAAAGAATTTATTGCCGGGTTTGATCCTTCATTATGGGTACCAGTAACTGTTACTGCTGATACGGTTGCTTATTGTGTATTTACTTCTGGATCTACCGGAACACCAAAGCTGGTAGAAGCTTGTCATGGATCTTTGGTAAATTATGTGCATTGGATGCAGGAGGAATTTAAGGTAGGTACAACTGATCAGTTTAGCATGTTATCTGGTTTACTGCATGATCCCTTGATGAGAGATGTTTTTGTGCCTCTTTGTATTGGAGCTAAATTAATCATCCCCTCACAGGACCTGATCGGTTCTCCGGAATTAATTTACTGGATTCAGCAATACGGTATTAACGTAATGAACCTGACACCTTCACTCGCACAAACATTAACTGAACCGCTATTGCTGCAGGATTTACGCTATGTTTTTTATGGTGGAGAACCCTTAAAGGGAAGTCAGGCCGCAGCATTGAAAAAGATGGCTCCAGACGTTGTGCAGGTTTCATTGTATGGCACCACAGAATCACAACAAGCCCTGGGCTATTATATTGTGAGAGGAAATGAAGTGAATCTGCCTTTAGGGGTAGGAGTGTTGAATACAGAACTACTGGTAGTGGATGTTTTGGGTAACAGGGCAGGTCCCAATGAATTGGGGGAAATTGCTATTCGCAGCCCTTTTATAGCCAGGGGTTATAAGGATGATCAATTGCTTACAGACAAAAAATTTGTGCTTGCTGCTGATGGCGTAACGATGTACCTGACTGGAGATTTAGGAAGGTACAGTCCGGCGGGTGAGCTTTATAATGCAGGCAGGGCCGATAACCAGGTGAAGATACGGGGCTATCGCATTGCGCTGGAAGAGATAGAGCATGTTTTGTTGAAGCATGTACCGGAGGCAGTGGCAGCGGTGAAAAACGGAGCCCTGATAGCGTACGTGGTTAATGTGGCAGATAAGCAGTTATTGAGCGCGCAGCTGAGTAATGAATTGCCTGCATATATGTTACCCAGCTATATTGTTGAAATAGATAGTATTCCGTTAACAGCTAATAAGAAGGTTGATAGAAAGGCACTGCCAGATGTAACTATGCAGGATGTGATCAAGCAGGTGCATGTACCAGCAAGCACTGCGGTTGAGCAGTTACTGGTAGCCATATGGGAGGCTGTTTTGGTGCTGGATAGCGTAGGCGTGACTGATAATTTTTATGAGCTGGGCGGTAATTCATTAAAATCAGTACAAGTAGTAGCAAGACTGAAAAAGCAAGGGTTCATCTTACCTGTTATACAAATCCTTAAAACACCACGCATACAGGATCTGGCCAGGTTTGTAACAGTGTTTAATGACATGGATACAGATCGTGGCAGTGGAGGTTTAATGTTGCTGAGTGCTAACCAGCTGAGATATTTTAACGGAGAGGAATACAGGCATGTGTTAGGATCTTTCAGTATAAAATTAAAAGGTTTTGATCACGATAAGTGGCTTAAGACGCTTAAAAGCGTATATGTGGAGCTGGAGATTTTAAGGATGCGGATTTTTAAAACTTCTGAAGGATTAAGACAAATACCAGCAGATGATTTAGACCCTGTGGTAGAGTACATACATCAGGATGAGCTGGCAGCGAAAAGGGCATTGCCATTTGCCCTTGATCAAGCTAAGGGGATGAGGTGTTACATTGTTGATAACGAACTTGTTTATATCCTGATCCATCACGCATTGACAGATGATATTTCAAACAGATTGCTTTCGGATTATCTGCAAAAAATATACTATGGGCTACCTGTTACACCCTTAGCCACAAAAGCTTATAGAAATCTTATTGCTTATCAGCCGGATAGATTACAGCTAGCCTATTGGAACCAACATCTATCCCAGGAGGTGGGGCCTTTGGCAAAGGGAAAAAATGTTTTTAAACAATTAAGGATTATGGGCGCTGATTACCAGCAAATAATTTCTTATTGTAAAGTGCACAATATAACCATCAGTAGTTTTATGCTCTCTATGCTTTATCTGAATCTTGGTACCGGGACATTTATTATAGATGTGATTGTGGATGGCAGAGAAAGTGAACTAGAAGAAAGAGCCATTGGCCAGTTTACCAATAAATTACCACTGTGTGTGACTGTAAATGCGGAGATGACTTTGACCGGACTTTGTAAAGTTGTACATACAATGCATTTAGAGGGTAGGATGCATCAGCAGGTACCCTATGCAAAAATGGATCTTCAAGGTAAATATATAGCTGGCCGTTTTAATTACAGAGATCTGCAGCATCAGCGGATGCCAGTGGAACAAATAACAGCCATTGCAACGCAGGATTATAATATTTCAATGAAGTGCGATGCCTATTCCGATGGCATAGTCTTACAAATATCGGCAGTTGATTTCACTATGCCGCCTTACTTATAA